The Streptococcus sp. 29896 genome includes a region encoding these proteins:
- a CDS encoding sucrose-specific PTS transporter subunit IIBC: protein MNNTEIAKKVIDALGGRENVRSVAHCATRLRVMVVDEGKIDKDTVEDIEKVQGAFFNSGQYQIIFGTGTVNKIYDEVVALGLPTATTGEQKAEAAAQGNAFQRAIRTFGDVFVPIIPAIVATGLFMGLRGLLTQEAIMGALGVTEWNADFITYTQILTDTAFIILPALVVWSTFRVFGGNQTIGLVLGMMLISGSLPNAWAVASGGDVTPQIFFGFIPVVGLQGSVLPAFIIGIVGAQFEKAVRKVVPEVLDLLVTPFITLLVMSILGLFVIGPVFHVVENYILLATQAILSLPLGLGGLLIGGVHQIIVVSGVHHIFNLLESQLVANTGANPFNAIITAAMTAQGAATVAVGVKTKNAKLKALAFPAALAAFLGITEPAIFGVNLRFRKPFFLSLAAGALGGAVASLLGLAGTGFGITIIPGTLLYVNGQLPQYLLMVAISFAAGFALTYFFGYEDEEKDAKKPSASAQETAKTLEEAETGLVAEETLVSPLSGDVVALENVNDPVFSSGAMGKGLAVKPSEGVVYAPADAEVTIAFETGHAYGLKTASGAEILIHIGIDTVSMNGEGFEKLVAAGDKVAAGTPIAKFDSGKIAAAGLDDTTMVIVTNTADFTAVDALASGTIAHGADFLKVAK, encoded by the coding sequence ATGAACAATACTGAAATTGCAAAAAAAGTCATTGACGCCCTTGGCGGACGTGAGAACGTTCGCAGTGTTGCCCACTGTGCGACTCGCCTCCGTGTCATGGTTGTTGATGAAGGAAAAATTGATAAGGATACTGTAGAAGACATCGAAAAAGTACAAGGTGCCTTCTTCAACTCAGGTCAATACCAAATCATCTTTGGTACTGGTACAGTTAACAAAATCTATGATGAAGTAGTTGCCCTTGGTTTGCCAACAGCAACAACTGGTGAGCAAAAAGCAGAAGCAGCTGCACAAGGTAATGCTTTCCAACGTGCGATCCGTACCTTCGGTGACGTATTCGTTCCAATCATTCCTGCTATCGTAGCAACAGGTCTTTTCATGGGTCTTCGTGGTCTTTTGACACAAGAAGCAATCATGGGAGCTCTTGGTGTTACAGAATGGAACGCTGACTTCATCACTTATACTCAAATCTTAACAGATACAGCCTTCATCATCTTGCCAGCCTTGGTTGTATGGTCAACTTTCCGTGTATTCGGTGGTAACCAAACAATCGGTCTTGTTCTTGGTATGATGTTGATTTCTGGCTCCTTGCCAAACGCTTGGGCAGTTGCTTCAGGTGGCGATGTAACACCACAAATCTTCTTTGGTTTCATTCCAGTTGTTGGTTTGCAAGGTTCAGTATTGCCAGCCTTCATCATCGGTATCGTTGGTGCCCAGTTTGAAAAAGCAGTTCGTAAGGTTGTTCCAGAAGTACTTGATCTCTTGGTAACTCCATTCATTACCCTCTTGGTAATGTCTATCCTTGGTCTCTTCGTGATTGGTCCAGTCTTCCACGTAGTTGAAAACTACATCTTGTTGGCGACACAAGCAATCTTGAGCTTACCACTTGGTCTTGGTGGTCTCCTTATTGGTGGTGTTCACCAAATCATCGTGGTATCAGGTGTTCACCATATCTTCAACTTGCTTGAGTCACAATTGGTAGCAAACACTGGTGCTAACCCATTCAACGCGATCATCACTGCAGCGATGACAGCACAAGGTGCGGCAACTGTAGCGGTTGGTGTGAAAACTAAGAACGCTAAATTGAAAGCTCTTGCTTTCCCAGCAGCTCTTGCAGCCTTCCTCGGTATTACTGAGCCAGCTATCTTCGGTGTCAACTTGCGTTTCCGTAAGCCATTCTTCTTGTCATTGGCAGCTGGTGCCCTTGGTGGTGCAGTAGCATCTCTTCTTGGTCTTGCAGGTACTGGTTTTGGTATCACCATCATCCCAGGTACACTTCTTTATGTAAACGGTCAATTGCCACAATACTTGCTCATGGTTGCAATCTCATTTGCAGCAGGTTTCGCTTTGACTTACTTCTTCGGTTATGAGGATGAGGAGAAAGACGCAAAAAAGCCTAGCGCTTCAGCACAAGAAACAGCAAAAACGCTTGAAGAAGCAGAGACAGGACTTGTAGCTGAAGAAACTCTTGTATCTCCACTTTCAGGTGACGTTGTTGCCCTTGAAAATGTTAATGACCCAGTCTTCTCATCAGGAGCTATGGGTAAAGGTTTGGCAGTTAAGCCATCTGAGGGTGTTGTTTATGCTCCAGCAGATGCGGAAGTAACAATTGCTTTTGAAACAGGCCATGCATATGGTTTGAAAACAGCTTCAGGTGCTGAAATCTTGATCCACATTGGTATTGATACGGTTTCAATGAACGGTGAAGGATTTGAAAAATTGGTTGCTGCAGGTGACAAGGTTGCCGCAGGTACACCAATTGCTAAATTCGATTCAGGTAAAATTGCTGCAGCTGGATTGGATGACACAACAATGGTCATCGTTACCAACACAGCTGACTTTACAGCAGTTGATGCCTTGGCTTCAGGAACAATTGCTCACGGAGCTGATTTCCTTAAAGTCGCTAAATAA
- the scrK gene encoding fructokinase ScrK has translation MTKLYGSLEAGGTKFVCAIGDEDFQIVEKTQFPTTTPYETIERTVEFFKRYEDRLAGIAIGSFGPIDIDQNSQTYGYITSTPKPHWSNIDLLGLIAKEFNVPFYFTTDVNSSAYGETLVRKGVKSLVYYTIGTGIGAGAIQNGEFIGGLGHTEAGHTYVALHPYDVKHEFNGTCPFHNGCLEGLAAGPSLEGRTGIRGELIELNSDVWDVQAYYIAQAAVQATLLYRPQVIVFGGGVMAQEHMLNRVREKFVGLMNDYLPTPDVKDYIVTPAVAENGSATLGNFALAKKIAK, from the coding sequence ATGACGAAATTATACGGTAGCTTGGAAGCTGGTGGAACAAAATTTGTTTGTGCGATTGGAGATGAGGATTTTCAAATCGTTGAAAAAACACAGTTTCCCACAACGACACCTTATGAAACCATTGAGCGTACAGTTGAATTTTTCAAACGCTATGAAGATCGCCTAGCAGGTATTGCCATCGGTTCCTTTGGTCCGATTGATATTGACCAAAACTCACAGACCTATGGCTACATTACTTCAACACCAAAACCACATTGGTCCAACATCGACTTGCTCGGTTTGATTGCTAAGGAATTTAATGTACCTTTTTATTTCACTACGGATGTGAATTCCTCTGCTTATGGTGAGACCTTGGTTCGAAAGGGTGTTAAGAGCTTGGTTTACTATACAATCGGTACAGGTATCGGAGCTGGTGCTATTCAAAACGGTGAATTCATCGGCGGTTTGGGTCATACGGAAGCGGGGCACACCTATGTTGCCCTACATCCTTATGATGTCAAGCATGAGTTCAACGGAACCTGTCCATTCCACAATGGATGTTTGGAAGGTTTGGCAGCAGGTCCTTCTCTTGAAGGCCGTACCGGTATCCGAGGTGAGTTGATTGAACTCAACTCAGATGTCTGGGATGTTCAAGCCTACTACATCGCCCAAGCGGCTGTTCAGGCGACCCTGCTCTACCGTCCACAAGTTATTGTATTTGGCGGTGGTGTCATGGCGCAAGAACACATGCTCAACCGCGTTCGTGAGAAATTTGTTGGCCTCATGAATGACTACCTGCCAACGCCAGATGTCAAAGACTACATTGTAACACCAGCTGTTGCTGAAAATGGCTCTGCTACACTTGGTAACTTTGCCTTGGCCAAAAAGATTGCGAAGTAA
- the manA gene encoding mannose-6-phosphate isomerase, class I: MMEPLFLHPVMQEKIWGGTRLREEFDYVIPSETTGECWAISAHPNGVSTVVNGAFAGWGLDQLYAQHRELFGNSESPVFPLLTKILDANDWLSVQVHPDDTYGLAHEGELGKTECWYVIAADEGAEIIYGHQAQSKEDLAAQIQAGNWEDLLTRVPVKAGDFFFVPSGTMHAIGKRILILETQQSSDTTYRVYDFDRRDDQGNLRELHIQQSIDVTTIGQPANSHPDKQIIGNLATTTFVSNPFFTVYQWEVTGPVEMKKVADYYLVSVLDGQGQVTVGEQTYPLQKGQHFILPSTVTSWKFDGQLHLIASHP; encoded by the coding sequence ATCATGGAACCATTATTTTTACATCCGGTTATGCAGGAAAAAATTTGGGGAGGGACACGTCTTCGGGAAGAATTTGACTATGTAATTCCCAGTGAAACGACTGGAGAGTGCTGGGCAATTTCAGCCCATCCCAATGGAGTATCTACCGTTGTTAACGGAGCTTTTGCTGGTTGGGGCTTGGATCAACTCTATGCTCAGCATAGAGAATTGTTTGGAAATAGCGAAAGTCCAGTTTTTCCTTTGTTGACCAAGATTTTAGATGCCAATGATTGGCTGAGTGTACAGGTGCATCCAGATGATACTTACGGTCTAGCTCATGAAGGGGAATTAGGAAAAACAGAATGCTGGTATGTGATTGCAGCAGATGAGGGGGCGGAGATTATCTATGGCCACCAAGCCCAGTCCAAAGAAGACTTGGCAGCACAAATCCAAGCTGGCAATTGGGAAGACTTGTTGACTCGAGTGCCAGTGAAGGCAGGGGACTTTTTCTTCGTTCCAAGCGGCACCATGCATGCGATTGGCAAGAGAATTTTGATTTTAGAAACCCAACAATCTAGCGACACAACCTATCGTGTCTATGATTTCGACCGTCGGGATGATCAAGGCAATCTGCGTGAACTGCATATTCAGCAATCGATTGATGTGACGACGATTGGCCAGCCAGCTAACAGTCATCCTGACAAACAAATCATCGGCAATTTGGCAACAACGACCTTTGTCAGCAATCCCTTCTTTACGGTTTACCAATGGGAAGTAACGGGTCCTGTAGAGATGAAAAAAGTAGCGGATTATTACTTGGTGAGTGTACTTGATGGGCAAGGACAGGTGACCGTGGGGGAGCAAACCTATCCATTGCAAAAAGGGCAGCATTTCATTTTGCCAAGTACAGTAACATCCTGGAAATTTGATGGCCAATTGCATTTGATAGCTAGCCATCCTTAA
- the secA gene encoding preprotein translocase subunit SecA, translated as MVRNMLRSLIENEKGELRKLEKMADKVFSYAEQMEALSDEELKAKTVEFKKRHMDGESLDDLLFEAFAVVREAARRVLGLYPYKVQVMGGIVLHNGDVPEMRTGEGKTLTATMPVYLNALSGKGVHVVTVNEYLSTRDATEMGELYSWLGLSVGINLAAKSPFEKREAYNCDITYSTNAEIGFDYLRDNMVVRAEEMVQRPLNYALVDEVDSILIDEARTPLIVSGPQGSETNQLYFLADKLVKSLDQDDYIIDVPSKTIGLADSGIDKAEKFFKLDNLYDIENVAITHFLDNALRANYIMTYDVDYLVNDEQEVMIIDPFTGRTMEGRRYSDGLHQAIEAKEGVPVQNESKTSASITYQNLFRMYKKLSGMTGTGKTEEEEFREIYNIRIVPIPTNRPIARIDHEDLLYPSLEYKFNAVVADVKARYEKGQPVLVGTVAVETSDYLSQRLVAAGIPHEVLNAKNHYREAQIIMNAGQRGAVTIATNMAGRGTDIKLGPGVRELGGLCVIGTERHESRRIDNQLRGRSGRQGDPGESQFYLSLEDDLMKRFGSERIKAFMDRMNLTEEESVIKSGMLTRQVEAAQKRVEGNNYDSRKQVLQYDDVMREQREIIYSQRYDVITADRDLAPEIKSMIKRTIERQVAAHHQSEHEEAIEGILKFAQMNLVDEYSIHIEDLENLSEEEIVEELYNRSMEVYQSQVDKLKDAERIQEFQKVLILRVVDNKWTDHIDSMDQLRNAVSLRGYAQNNPIVEYQSEAFTMFNDMIGAIEFDVTRLMMKAQIHDNIERERAAQEAHTTAVKNIIPNQPAHVAEVAFEGVHRNDPCPCQSGKKFKNCHGRK; from the coding sequence ATGGTAAGAAATATGCTTCGCTCCCTCATCGAAAATGAGAAGGGCGAATTACGAAAACTGGAGAAAATGGCTGATAAAGTCTTTTCTTATGCAGAACAGATGGAAGCCCTCTCTGACGAGGAGCTCAAGGCAAAGACCGTCGAGTTTAAAAAGCGTCACATGGATGGCGAGTCCTTAGATGATTTGCTCTTTGAAGCCTTTGCGGTAGTCCGTGAAGCTGCAAGACGAGTTTTGGGCTTGTACCCTTATAAGGTACAGGTCATGGGTGGTATTGTCCTCCACAACGGGGATGTGCCAGAGATGCGTACGGGTGAAGGTAAAACCCTGACTGCGACTATGCCTGTATACCTCAATGCCTTATCTGGCAAAGGGGTTCACGTTGTAACGGTCAATGAATACCTGTCAACACGTGACGCTACAGAGATGGGTGAATTGTACTCTTGGTTGGGCTTGTCTGTCGGTATTAACTTGGCAGCCAAATCACCGTTTGAAAAACGTGAAGCCTATAACTGCGATATCACCTATTCAACCAATGCTGAGATTGGTTTCGACTATCTCCGTGATAACATGGTGGTTCGTGCAGAAGAGATGGTACAGCGTCCTTTGAACTATGCCTTGGTCGATGAGGTTGACTCTATCTTGATTGACGAAGCACGGACGCCATTGATTGTATCAGGTCCGCAAGGTTCAGAAACCAACCAACTCTACTTCTTGGCAGACAAATTGGTCAAATCACTAGATCAGGATGACTATATCATCGATGTGCCATCTAAGACAATTGGTTTGGCGGACTCAGGAATTGACAAGGCAGAGAAGTTCTTCAAGTTAGACAACTTGTATGATATTGAAAACGTAGCAATTACCCACTTCTTGGACAATGCCCTTCGTGCCAACTACATTATGACCTATGATGTGGATTACTTGGTCAATGACGAACAAGAAGTTATGATTATCGATCCGTTTACAGGTCGTACCATGGAAGGACGTCGTTACTCGGATGGTCTTCACCAGGCCATTGAAGCCAAGGAAGGGGTCCCAGTTCAAAACGAATCCAAGACAAGTGCTTCGATCACCTACCAAAACCTCTTCCGTATGTATAAAAAGCTCTCTGGTATGACTGGTACTGGTAAGACGGAAGAAGAAGAATTCCGTGAAATCTATAACATTCGCATTGTTCCAATTCCAACCAACCGTCCGATTGCTCGTATTGACCATGAAGACTTGCTGTATCCAAGTTTGGAATACAAGTTCAATGCCGTTGTGGCAGATGTTAAAGCGCGTTATGAAAAAGGCCAGCCAGTTCTGGTTGGTACCGTTGCGGTTGAAACTTCTGACTACCTTTCACAACGTTTGGTAGCCGCGGGCATTCCTCATGAAGTATTGAATGCGAAAAACCACTACCGTGAAGCGCAAATCATCATGAATGCAGGTCAACGTGGTGCTGTGACGATCGCTACCAACATGGCAGGGCGTGGTACAGATATCAAGTTGGGCCCTGGTGTTCGTGAGCTTGGTGGTCTTTGCGTCATCGGTACAGAGCGCCATGAGAGCCGTCGTATTGATAACCAGCTTCGCGGTCGTTCTGGTCGTCAAGGTGACCCAGGTGAGTCTCAATTCTACCTTTCTTTGGAAGATGACTTGATGAAACGCTTTGGTTCAGAACGCATTAAGGCCTTTATGGATCGAATGAACCTGACAGAAGAAGAGTCAGTAATCAAATCAGGTATGTTGACACGCCAAGTTGAAGCGGCACAGAAGCGTGTTGAAGGGAATAACTACGATTCTCGTAAGCAAGTTCTTCAATACGATGATGTCATGCGTGAGCAACGTGAGATTATCTACAGCCAACGTTATGATGTCATCACAGCAGATCGGGACCTTGCACCGGAAATCAAGAGTATGATCAAGCGGACCATCGAGCGTCAAGTTGCTGCCCACCACCAATCTGAGCATGAAGAAGCTATCGAAGGCATCTTGAAATTTGCACAGATGAACCTGGTGGATGAGTATTCTATCCACATCGAGGACTTGGAGAATCTTTCAGAAGAGGAAATTGTTGAGGAACTCTACAACCGTTCGATGGAGGTTTACCAAAGTCAGGTTGACAAGTTGAAGGATGCAGAGCGCATTCAAGAATTCCAAAAAGTCTTGATCTTGCGTGTGGTAGATAACAAGTGGACGGATCACATTGATTCTATGGATCAATTGCGAAATGCAGTTAGCTTGCGTGGTTATGCACAAAACAACCCGATTGTGGAGTACCAATCAGAAGCCTTCACTATGTTTAATGACATGATTGGGGCTATTGAGTTTGATGTGACACGCTTGATGATGAAAGCGCAAATTCACGACAATATTGAACGTGAACGTGCAGCTCAAGAAGCGCATACGACAGCTGTTAAGAACATTATTCCAAACCAGCCTGCTCATGTGGCAGAAGTGGCATTTGAGGGGGTTCATCGTAATGACCCATGTCCTTGCCAGTCTGGTAAGAAGTTTAAAAACTGTCACGGTCGCAAATAA
- the acpS gene encoding holo-ACP synthase, with amino-acid sequence MIIGYGIDLQEISAVQAAVDKHPRFPQRILTEEEMVRYRELPTKRRLAYLAGRWAAKEAFSKAMGTGIGTLGFLDIEILSDRLGAPYVSRSPFEGKVWVSISHSGNFAQASVILEENHESKQ; translated from the coding sequence ATGATTATTGGATATGGCATTGATTTGCAGGAGATTTCAGCTGTTCAGGCAGCGGTGGACAAGCACCCCAGATTTCCCCAGCGGATTCTGACAGAAGAGGAGATGGTTCGGTACAGGGAATTGCCAACAAAGCGGCGGCTGGCTTATTTAGCTGGGCGATGGGCTGCTAAGGAGGCATTTTCCAAGGCCATGGGAACTGGAATCGGAACACTGGGCTTTCTGGACATTGAGATTTTGTCAGACCGACTAGGGGCCCCTTATGTCAGCCGCTCACCATTTGAGGGGAAAGTGTGGGTTTCCATCAGTCATTCTGGAAATTTTGCCCAAGCTAGTGTCATTTTGGAGGAAAACCATGAAAGCAAGCAGTAG
- the alr gene encoding alanine racemase, with product MKASSSRPSWAQIDLENISYNLEQMKAHLPVRQQVFAVVKADAYGHGALAVTKQLASQVNGFCVATFDEALELRQAGIESRILVLGVIPIDQVEQAGQLSISITVTSLEWLQLALAGQVSFDQVAVHIKIDSGMGRLGFRQPAEMLEALEILDQAGAYFEGIYTHFASADEQDDRRFHAQLSRFQEFLDQLETLPALVHASNSAASLWQDQALFNMVRLGDVLYGLNPSGRALELPFSIRPALSLYSEIVHVKRLEAGATVGYGHTYTSQAEEIIATVPIGYADGLRRSLQGFHVLVDGQICPIVGRVSMDQITVKLPQVYPLGTRVTLIGRDQEATISVQDWADYLGTINYEITCMLSDRLPRKID from the coding sequence ATGAAAGCAAGCAGTAGTAGGCCCAGTTGGGCCCAAATCGATTTAGAAAATATTTCCTATAATCTAGAGCAAATGAAGGCTCACTTGCCAGTTCGTCAACAGGTTTTTGCGGTTGTCAAAGCAGATGCTTACGGGCATGGCGCCTTAGCGGTTACCAAGCAACTGGCTAGTCAGGTAAATGGATTTTGCGTTGCCACATTTGACGAAGCCTTGGAGCTGAGACAGGCAGGAATTGAGTCCCGTATTTTGGTACTGGGGGTCATTCCGATTGATCAGGTAGAGCAAGCTGGGCAGTTAAGCATCTCCATTACCGTGACTAGCTTGGAGTGGTTGCAGTTGGCTCTTGCTGGGCAGGTGAGCTTTGATCAAGTGGCTGTTCACATCAAGATTGATTCTGGTATGGGACGATTGGGCTTTAGACAACCTGCAGAAATGCTGGAGGCTCTGGAGATTTTGGACCAAGCTGGTGCGTATTTTGAAGGAATCTATACCCATTTTGCGAGTGCAGACGAGCAAGATGACCGACGGTTCCATGCTCAATTGTCTCGCTTCCAAGAATTTTTGGACCAGCTGGAAACCTTGCCAGCTCTTGTACATGCTAGCAATTCTGCAGCAAGTCTCTGGCAGGACCAAGCGCTCTTCAATATGGTCCGTCTAGGAGATGTCCTCTATGGTTTGAACCCAAGTGGACGAGCCTTGGAATTGCCCTTCTCCATTCGTCCAGCACTCAGTCTCTATTCTGAAATTGTCCATGTTAAACGCCTTGAAGCTGGTGCTACGGTTGGCTATGGTCACACCTACACCAGTCAGGCAGAAGAGATTATCGCCACTGTTCCAATTGGTTATGCGGATGGATTGCGCCGTTCGCTGCAAGGTTTTCATGTCTTGGTAGATGGACAGATTTGCCCGATTGTGGGGCGTGTCTCAATGGATCAAATTACCGTTAAACTCCCACAGGTCTATCCATTAGGAACACGAGTGACCTTGATTGGTCGGGACCAAGAAGCGACCATCTCTGTTCAGGATTGGGCAGACTATCTGGGAACGATTAACTATGAAATCACTTGTATGCTATCCGATAGATTGCCTCGAAAAATCGATTAA